TTTCACCATCAGAGAAGCAATAGAAAAGGTTAAACTTTTCTGTTTGGAAATTGATGAGGGTGAAGACCAGATTTCACTAAAGAGgtcacacaattatttttaccAAGTGCAAGGACAGATTATGATAACCGGTGCCCCCTACTGTGACTTCATAATTTACACCAGGAATGATTTCTTTGTTGAGCGCATATATCCAGACAGAGAGACTATGCTACATCTAATTACAAACTTAGGAAAGTTCTATGTGGAGCATTTCAAGGCCTTCTGCTGTAGAGAGTAGACAAAACCAGATGGCATACCATCATCGTCCTGGGTGTGTGGAGTAAGGTCCTGAGTGAGTGCAGCAGGGTCCAGGGTGTGTGGAGTAGGGTCCAGGGTGTGTGGAGTAGGCCCCTGAGTGAGTGCAGCAGGGTCCAGGGTGTGTGGAGTAGGGTCCAGGGTGTGTGGAGTAGGGCCCTGATGCTCCATGATGACGCTATGGAGATGCATCCATAAATGTTACTATTAACAGTATGTGACTGAGATTTGTACCACAGTATCTTTAATAAAGACATCATCTGTCATTGCATGTCcattcttaatttaatttaagctGAAAGACACCCTTACCTCATGGTTTCAGCAGTGGCACTCTTCCTGGGCGGCTGTGGCTCTTTTCGCAGCTTTGGTGGGCGCCTTACAGATGATGGACGATCAAAAGGTGATGCTGGTAGAGGGTCAGGGTGGTCTTGGGTCGGTTTGCCTTCAACAAAGTGCTGGTGAATGATGATAGAAATGAGTTCACATGGTAAAGAACATTCATGCAACAATGTAGAGACTACAACATATAAAATATTCCACACCAACTGGCTTTGCAACTCGCAAAGCTTTAACATCAAAGGTTTAGGAAAACACGGTTATACGGCCATGGTAGCCTATGCTAGAGCTGGGAGCTTACTGCTAACAGACACCAATAACTTTAGACTAGAGTCACTAACCTGTTTTAGTGAATTACGCAGAGACAATTTAATTAGGCTAATATCCAATATCTAATGGTTAACGTTAAAACGAAATACAACTCTACAGTTATGATGATACAATCGACAGGTTTAAAGTTAACGAGCGTTGTTAGAACATAACGTTTAAACGTTAACAACGGCAAACGTCTAGCTTCTAGTTAGCTAGCAGCTAACGTTACAACTATCGCTAACAAGCCTAGGCTGTTTGAGTTTACCTTAATGCCCCACCATGATGCACAAAAACAATAATCTGTCCTACATTGATTTAGAATTGAAACGACTTACCTTTGAGCAAACGTAGAAATGTTTAGCTGTGCCATGGTTTCTTAGTTTGTTGACGTTCAGCTGTTGATGTGGTCGTCCGCATAACTTTATCCAACGTAAATATTATTTCCAATATCCTTAGCTGGCTTCGGGAAAGGGACAAAAACGACGTTTTCAACTCGGTCCTTATATCTGCTGTCAGTGTTGCAGGTGCCATAACAACACCGTTTGACCATTTTAtggttttattttattaaaaactAATGCCGAAGGGAAACCCTAATCAGCCGAATTAACAGCTGTGTTGTTGCCGTGATCGATGTCGAACAAAATGGTGGACATCCATGAACTCGGTATTAGGAGCATTCTGATTGGTCAGATTGTCTGTCAATCAAACGCTGGCGAAAGGTCAATTAGAGTGGAGACTGAGAGCCaggccagagagggttaaagcggagcagctagtaatcaaggatctttggccaGGCCTTCTCGTCCAACATCAATGTGTGGCCTCACAAATGTGCTTCTGGaagaatggtcaaaaattcccataaacacactcctAAACCTTCCCAGAAGAGTTGAAGCTGCTCCAGCTGCAAAGGGTGGACCAACGTCATATTAAACCCTATGGATTGAGAATGGGATGTCACTTAAGTTCATATGCGAGTCAACGCAGGTGACCCAATACTTTTGACAAAATAGTGTTTATTAAATTTCCCATTGCAGGTCTGCACTGATTTGGTGTATGGGAATCCTACTGACACTCCCActgaagaagaaaaacaaagtCAGAAAAGTCCTCCACATGATCGTATAAGTGAGTGGCACATTAATCTGTCAGTGAACCTTTTTAAACTGTGTGCATTACAACTTTGTACCTTGCACACTACAAAAAGACAGTGTCTGATATCACAATGGCTTTTTCCTTGTTGGTTTTCTCAGAGAGAACAAAATATGCACTGGTGGACaaagtacacaaatcctgtacttgagtgaaagtagagagCCACATGGTtaaatgttactccagtaaaagtagaagttgtccttttacatttccacttgagtcgaagtacaaaagtacttgtcttcaaatgtacttaagtataaTCAAACTAATGTGATTATTTTGTGTATCTTAGATACTTCAAACTTAAGTAACCACTTTTtgctttgttgaatgctttATACTTTTGGACCAAATCAAGACGTTCCCTCttgtgtttgatagtgtcagattgtctaccattgtatatctatctatcatagtCTATCACTGTCTATCACCATATATAGTGGATATAACTATAACATAGGTTAGACAACACAATTATACATGTAAGTACTGTACACATGTATTTGGACACtctttttttccaaaaggaacttcaactGTACTTCAGCTGTCACCAAATGTAGTAGAGAAAAAATTAAGATATTTGGCCTAGAAATGTACTGGTAAAGAAATGTATTTCTCAGAGAGAAATTACACGCACGAATGGCTGACAAGAGCTGGACCTGTACATTCTCAACCCCTGACAGATCTCTGGGGCAGAGGCAAGGCTATGTGTAGGGGAATATCGCTCACCTGATGCCCTCTTTTTCTCACGTTTGTGAGAGGACTTCCGCTTTCGCTTCAGGGACTGACCCTCAGCGCTGGGTGTCTGCTCCTGTCCACAGGCGGGGAAGGATTGTGCCCCTGGCTGTGCAATGTCAAGTAAACCAGCCCTGCGGGCTCTCTCCTCCAGTGACAGGTCAACTGCTGCTGGGCATGGATCCTCCACGTCTTGGAGGAGATGTGCTTTGCCCAGACACAAGGGACACTCACGGTGGCCATCACGTGAGTCCAAGCCTATCCCACAATAACAGCAAGCGTGGGAGGCCATACTTGTAGTCGCAATATGGAAAATACTAAAGAGGGGAAACTTACCTCTCTCACCACAGCCACAAAGGGAAAGTGAACACCCCTCTACGGCGCACAGTAGCTAAGGGGGGAAATGACCCAACTTACCACGAACAGCAGCTAAGGGCAGATGTATAACCCGGACAATGTTATCCAAAAATTGTGAAACCAGAAATTCTTACCATGGCTTTGGCGTTCTCTTGCAACACGGTAAAGGCTATTTCAAAGTGTCCAACGTAACTTTTACTTGCACCTAAGATACTCGCTGATACAACAAAGGGGGTCGTTAAACAATCCTCAGGGGCTCAAGGCGCCTGCACAATAACGTGACGGATtagaacccacaacttttcgaATTTACCGGTCTCAGAGACGAGGAAGGAAAAGAGGAAGGGGCGTCTCACCCGGTAACGCTTTATGCTGCGGGTTCAGCCTCCAGAGGTCAGGAGGAGGCTAAaggagctataggctaactggtctaacATATTTTCAGCTAATAAGCGAATTTCCTCAAAGGTTGATTTCAAAACTGAATTTATACTTCATCTGGTCTGAAAatgtctttttaaaaatgtatatgtACAAATTAATATGGTTACAAAACCTACAGACAGTAATTCCGAAGAAAGTCTGCCCATTTCAAGCAGGCTCCTATATGCCTCTCCCACCCACAACACGTCATATTATGTAGAAGGTAacgtacacacactacacacacacacacacacacagtcactgctccactcccctcccgcccacacacacatcttcactgtcatcactcacatacattacatacagtactctgcttgcaatagtaagtccctgcccccccccccacatacacagcacattatttcatcaggaagcttctccaacacacatccccaacatacttacagcacactgcccccccccccccccccccaatacacagcacattgtctcatgaggaagcttctccaacacacatattgcacactgccctctccccacatacacagcacactctcatctcccctgtcatccccccaacacacacaccaagacccctggcagttgggttagccccttgagccgtggatctgcccaaggtttcttccttggtaagggagtttttccttgcccctgttgctcttgggtgctccttgttggtgccccccacccaataggctgacaccagacataatttcactgcatttcttacttccagtaactatatgcatgtgacaataaacttccttgtatccttgtctTAAGGCCCAGACACACCAACCCAATTATCGGCCGTCGGACGAGATCGGTGACTCAAGTCGGTTCGGTGTGTCCCGTGctcaggggcgcagctacccattttttgaggggtatgcaacaacaaattacaaaaaaaaacacaaacaactaaagtaaacttttattttttaagaaattctgccaatttgaacttgaagtattgttaaatggtgcattgtcactttaagactttAAGAGAGTCTTTTCGGTtttcataacgtccttttgccagctgttgctcacaagggataaggctgatccaactctagcctttgtttgccACATTATCAGCACAATATTAAGCTATTAATATTAGGATTGTTAGGAAATGACATGTAGGATTAGGATTGTTAGaaaaaacatgtaatgagttgttgctagtgtgacatttctgtttgcagtttgctattaaaagttcagtatgagcatggtagccacctagctatcttaaTGGAATAGGTTATGTTTCAATCGTcatatgcttagcaaacgctagtctgttaacatgaatatttgcaagcctccaagcacagacgtcacactttaaatcctaccagTTGCTTGATCACCATTCACTTATTTAACTactgtcgcatcccttgacatcCCATCtcattttcctctttctctttctatgttTAGCCCCCAAcagctttttttgctgtatccatctttttccatagacgaaaactgctcactcagcgctcacggcgcccccactcccttttTTATGTCAacattctatgatggaatcatatgagatagggcgcctactctagcctgttagtccctAAAATGTTATctaacattgaggaaatgcagaaattatttagaaacgtacaacagtagctacatatagaatataccaaatatattatcttttttttttttttaccatcgctttggcgcccccacggtgctgcgcccctatgcgccgcatatagcgcatacccactttttgcgccactgcctGTGCTGTTGTCAGTCGGAGTCGGCGTTCATTTTGGCCGATTTCACATGTCGAATCGGCCAGTGGCCGTCGGCCTGAATGACCaatctgattggtggagtgtTAGCCCTTGACTACACAGTATCTCGGATTAGTATGACCATcagccctacattcagcgatgtaagtaTGAACCCATTTTGATAAACTATCCTAACATATTTTTGCTAGAACTACCACACATTTGCTGAACGcatgttatttcaggttagtttgcaacaacatacaagtttaaccaaagtccttagtTCCTACCTAGCTAGCGAACAATACTAGCAGTTCCCATTCACTTTTCGCTTACTGtgctaacattagctagctaTAAAATTATTGTTGGATTTCATCACACATTGGTGTGGGTATATCCCTTGCGAGCTTGATCACGTCTTATCATTGAAGGAGTCGTATGGAGTCGTGTAAAAAACACAAAAGCGTAACAATACGTCACACAacgaaaatgtcaaaaacacatcttACATGTGGCATGTCAGTGTGGTGAAAGTTGCTGTGTCACTTCTTATCGCTGACATTTGGTTTATTATAAAAGGCCTCCATATCACACTCTGAATCAACAGCTGTTGGACCATGTAGAGCAGCAACCTTTTTCATCCATTTCTTTTACCCAGCGATGTTCTTCTGGATGTTAGTGTTTGCTCTTCTGCTGTTATATTTCACTGGCATGGTTCTCTCACAGATGTCAAGGTCAACAATGCTGGCAATTGCATTCAGCCTTGGCTATGGTGCACCCCTCATAGTCGCCGTGGTAACTGTTGCAGCAACTGCTGGAGGTGGAGGTTACATCTCAGAGAACCATGTCTGCTGGCTCAACTGGAATAAGACCAAAGCACTTCTGGCTTTTGTGATTCCAGCATTGACCATTGTGGTCATAAACCTTCTAGTGATGATTGTTGTACTCTACAAAATGTTGAAAAGTGGTGTTGGAAACACAACACAGAATAATGACAGACATACCCTAGTGGTCATTGCAAGATGTGTTGCCATCTTAACCCCCCTCTTCGGCCTTACCTGGGGATTTGGAATAGGCATCATGGTTGCACCTGAGGCTGCAGGGCTCCACATTGTTTTTGCCGTTTTAAATTCATTACAGGTACCATTTTAAAACAATAATTTTGTGATCTGAATGATTTTAAAACCAACTGATATTGGTTGATGTAAATGTTTCCAGTATATTGTTTAACCATACTGTTGGACAGAAAGGTACATATTAGTTTGATAAAATCCCTTTTTGTATTGACTAACACAAGGAATACAAATGCAAATTCATGTAGAACTATCAACTTTTAACTCTTTCTACACAGGTCATGTAATTGGCAGGAAGACAGCACTCAAGTTCTAATTCAAGTGGTACAAAGGTGAGCAATTATTGATATTCAACATTTCATTTGAGTTATTTATCAATTATAATTCCTGCAATGTGTTTCTGTAATCTGTTGAATGTGATctcttttaaagcaacaccaaagagttttttctaccttaaaataatgtttccaaaatcgtttcagtggttcatcaactcgtaacagggtgaacggcacttctgcattcgcttcgcggccctctatcggctataaccgcactatgtaagtttgccagatcgggtagcggatctgtagttcgatggagtgacgcataagaaactacaaatgtgacttgcatctgatgtcgcaatacatcgtactttcataaaatcatgccacatattctaccttgtctgtggacattgttatttccaaagccagtgctggataaacaaatagtgcatgcgacagaggaaaagttctttggtgttgctttaacatttCATTCATTAGAGCACAAATGTTGGGACATCCTCATCGAGCACGCTTGACTTATTTAAAAAGGATTCGAAGGAAAAGTAAGTTTAATGTTTCAACTAAGTAAAATATTGTGCATTGATTCTACATTCTAAAATTTGTGTTTGATTACCAACGTTATGTTGAGAATTCTTCACTATTACTTGTGCTTAAGCCTACACCTAAACAGTTTTTACATGGTTCAGCCACAAGTTTAATTGAGATTTCTTTTCTGTATTAGTTGCATGCAATGTCTCGAGGACTGGTGGCTCTTCAGGTTCTGGGATTTCAAGCAGCTATAGTGGGACTGACGCCACGATGAATACTTAATGAAGATATTAATGAAACACTGTTAAAAAAGTGGTGGTAGGCTGTTGAAGATTAATTTAGTTAAATACATGTAAATACTGTACCTGTTCTCATTCATTCATGTCATTAAAAGATGGAATTGAGTGATCAGATGGATGAGATTACATAttatgtagtgtgtaggtgtctGCTTTTAAGTGTATCCACTCTTTACATGATACATTTATATAACCATGCTTATATCACAAATTATACAAAAGATTGGTTGAACAATGGAAGTAGTATTGTGCATGAACACTTTAAAAGTATGTTGATTGAACAGGCTAATTTCTCTGTGATCGATGAATGTAACATAGTT
The nucleotide sequence above comes from Alosa sapidissima isolate fAloSap1 chromosome 6, fAloSap1.pri, whole genome shotgun sequence. Encoded proteins:
- the LOC121711004 gene encoding uncharacterized protein LOC121711004 isoform X2, with protein sequence MSVIMEHQGPTPHTLDPTPHTLDPAALTQGPTPHTLDPTPHTLDPAALTQDLTPHTQDDDGSGLLDMLALAAENDTLKMQVAKLIIENEALLRERATQTNKEEEQREDFVLFLTIG